The DNA window TGTCTTCGTCAAACCAACATCAGTCACAAACAGATGATGTATGAGGTGATAGTTTTGAccacatatatattatgttaacaTAAAATTTGTTTCGGATTTTGTATTTGAACGCCATCATACCTCTCGTTGTGTGTATGGCTGATCTCTATACAAATTAAGGATGTGaacaaataaatacaatcagtaTTAAGTCTGTCTAGCTAACCTATGAATGTGCATGCATGTAGAAGTTGTCTATGTGGACAAAGGCGAAGCCAAAAATTTAATGAAGTGGGATAACTTACAGAATCGAAGCTCATTTTCGTGACAAATAAAAGTAATTTGTTCGACTTGTTACAAAATTTGGCACATTTTTCTCTAATATTTTCTTTACGTATTGTATTAAGAAGCTTCATATAAAGTTCCCACACGGAAAAAGTGAGAGCGGGCACGTGCCCTTGGAGAAAACATAAAAcattacattttacaaaaatatgAAGAGAAAAAACAAGGAACATATATATTATTCCACTGTCCACACGTGCTGGGACGGAGGGAGTTGGTAACCTGCGGATTAGCCACTTGATGTTTGAGTGTTGGGCCCCGTGAAGATTGGAAATGGAAACATCGACATCATATGGAGGGATGACTTACTATTGAGGAAAAGTAAGTTACTGTTACGAGGCCGGCAGGAATGGTTTTTAGCTTTATAAGGTGAATACAGTGCACAGGGTTTTTTACCGTTGCTGCAGTTTTTGAGTAACAGAAACGTTACGAAACGTCTTCTGTGTTGCCCCAGCTGCTTCATATGCTTTGTTTTTTCACGGTGTTACACTCATCCTTCAGAGTCTCAAACCCTCTCCTCCTTCCATACATCTCTTTCTGCATTTAATGGAAGTTGACTTGTTCTTACTGCATTATGCTGTTTTCGGCACCGATTCGGTAAAAGTAGAAGAATTAAGAAGAGCGCACGCAAGTATAAGAATCACGGAACTCTTGCTCCGCTCTCAGACTAAAATACACATCATTTTAATTTAACCAACTTATGAAATATTGGCTTTTGAGTTGACATTATCACATAGAATTTATTACCTGAAAAAGTTGGTTTAGTAGTAATTATCTCAGAACGTTGGAGAATTTAAAAGTTTGAGTACCCAACTCCCCACtgttaaaaagaaataaaatgaagTTTATAGTTGGACAACTTGACATATTTGTTTAGCAAAtttacacacatacatatatattaaagAATAAATACGAATTACTATTCaggtttattaatatttttttttaatttgtaagtaAGAAGCATCAGGTTCGACTCACATGAATAACAATGACATATAATGTTTGTAATGAGATTTATACCTAATTATAGCTAGTTTATTATGCGGTTTTAACTCCATACATTTTTCTCTTCAGAATGTGTGCAAAAGTAAAAGAATACATAATAAACATGATAAATTTGATAGTATAAGTTGAACTTAATTTGACAACGGtaaaacatacatacatatatagaaATGTTCTCTTGATCGACCAAAAAAGGCACTATCACTTACATATAGTTATCTCATCCAATTAAGTTTAAACTcatatttcaacaaaaaaatagtACATAAACATGATAATGTAACGACTTATAGCTCATTATCTGCTTATAATCATTATGCACCTCATTCTTATAAATCTATTCAATGACCGAGTCTGGCATGCAAGTTCTTAAGCGCCTactttattttgattttcagaTGATATCGTTTTACGTGTAAAGTTCGAGAAATAAGTCTTCCAAAATTCAGTTTCAGGACTgcaaaaaacaataaattccTGAAAGAAAATATGAGCTGCGCCTGCAAAGAAAGATGagtaatgttaaggagactaagggctggtttggtattgctatgttttgaaaaaaaaattgtttctgttgtgctgtgagaaaaAAGTGGCTGTAAAATAAAGCTGTagagtatttggtaaacttttttgtaaaaattcttttgaaaaaaaaaaagtagtattatagtatttggtaaacttttttgtaaaacagatgtgaaaaaagccagtttttcaaAACTGGGTTTTgtagcttcttgtttttggttttttttcatcccaaaactgtgaaaaaaaagctgaaactgaatgtttaccaaacacaaaaaaaactttttttgaTATCAGctttttcagaatcacctcagtaccaaatcaggcctaaatttataaataaagttttgaaaattaacggacatgaaagttgatgattgatttagtacttaaacgttgataaacatgcttatttctattggtgacatatcatttaatttgtaaatttaaattttaaattttatctatcTAACGTTACTCGAAAAAGATTATATACTAAATCTTGTTTATACGAATTGGCCTTACAACGCATGATCAATGGAGACGTATCAGAACCGGGGCAGTCCACAGTTCTGATCTCCTACTATGCCCTATCACTTCACCAGTAACCAAACATACATACATAACACGTGGAATGTTTTCACAATGTGGTAAGACAACACGTGCCTGCCTGATGGAACTGTTTTTCTTTTGAGTAGATGCTCAAAATTGTCAAACACCCTACAGAGTACAGGGCAGGATTGGATGTTACGCTGCTTTTAGGCACGCCATTACCAAATAGACCACTCCAAATGAGTTTTTGTCAGTCGGTACACACCCACTCCCACAGTTCCATAACCAATAATTGCAAATTACTTACCTCctaatcattttttttccttcttttgaaGTTATGTGAAGCTATGTTTTTGTACTCCCTAATCACAAAATCAGAAACTTTACGtgattaaatattttattgGATCCGACACTGCATGCCTGCATCCGAAGCGCGCCTGTTATCTTTTGATAGGGCAATAAACCCATAACTCCAAGTGAATATGATTTCTGCATAAAATAATCATCATTGTTGACGACTCCTCCAACTAAGGATGGACAACGGTTATAGTGGGCGGGTAATCGCGGTTATTTacctataaccgtttatgctcatacccacATAATcatttacccgttgggtaattgcctaaacggttatacttatacctataaccgtttataaatagttaaccatacccataaccgcatacccatttaaccgtaaccgtttaatacccttttatccatttaccctttttaacccgtttatcttcttttttttaccattacctcTTTTTCACCCgtcatgttttttaacaacttgaaaattaaaaaaaaaattgtcataattttttttttgacaattaaacaccgttataaatacattcatcatacatttccatattttaattttttaagtccttatatcattccaataattgaaataatagtttacggacgatatttttaactattaccaatgaaggtaatataatatttgctaagtattagtGGGTTACGAAAATTGTTTCGAAGATATTTCAGTCAATTTCATGGTTACCagcaaggaatttaaattaatttggcgaaTTCATTGcagatgagaatcatcattcctgcaACAGTGTTATTGAGATAAAGatcgatgaattccttgctaatttattaggtgctaagtattattggaccgagaacatggtttgtgttaattttacatatataaaataaagggtaaaagactgtttactaccctcatgtttcgtggttttcaatatttaatacatcaagtttttttcgtctcagattcatacctaaagtgtaaattttaggacagtctcatacatccgttagtcaaactgttaagtctcccgttaactatgacgtggcgcactgattgggcgccacatgtcatccacgttttttttttcttttcttttattttattttcttcttcttcttcttcctccgactgcaactttttttttcttcctccttctccttcttccttcattcctcttccttccccttcttcccctttttccttcttcttccttctccttctccttcttcttcttcttcctccgaatctgggaaagctttttttttttttttcttcttcttcttcttcttcctcctcctttttccttctccttcctccttctcattcctccttccttcttcttcttcttcttcttcttcctccgaatctgcctagattcagtttttttttctttttttttcttctttcttctttttcttcttcttcctccaactacaatttttttttcttcctccttcttctccttcttctccttcttccttcctccttcttccttccccttcttctcattcttccttccccttcttccttctttttcttcttcttcttcctccgaatatgggggaagatgaaggttttttttttttttttgttgaggaagaagaaggaagaagaaggaagaaggaagaagaagaagaaggggaagaaaaaaggaggaaggaagaaggaggaagaaggaaaagaaggggaaggaagaaggaggaaaaaaaaaaaactgaatctgggcagattcggaggaagaagaaaaacaagaaggaagaaggaggaagaagaagaaaaaaaaaaaacttccccaaatttcggaggaaaaagaagaaggagaaggagaagaaagaaaaaggaagaaggggaaggaagaaggaggaatgaagaaggagaaggaggaaaaaaaaataaaagttgcagtcagaggaagaagaagaagaagaagaagaaaaaaacaaaaaaaaaaacaaaaacgtggatgacacgtggcgcccagttaGTGTGTCATGTCACAGGTAACagaagacttaacagtttgactaacggatataTGAGACTGtttcaaaatttacactttaggtatgaatctaagacgaaaaaaacttgatgtactaaatgttgaaaaccacaaaacatgagggtagtaaacagtcttttaccctaaaataaatgggtaaacagttacccgtttataacagcggttaatacccataagcacccatttaaatttcacgggtaaatggttatacccataaccgtttatttatctaaacggttacccataaccgtaaccgtgaagTTTAAATAGGCAGTTAACCGTGATTATCCATAACCGCAGGTATTTTGTCCTTCCCTACCTCCAACCATTGTTGTCCAAGTGCATATGAAGGTCACAACCGGCAGCGCCTCTGAAATTGCTCGACGGTATATACATCTTGGAGGTTGATCACCTAGACCGAAGCAATCTTTCATTGGGCGTTGATGTAAATCATGCtgattttcttatctgtgaAGTGTTTGAAAGTAACATCTTCTTCGACAACAATATCATACAATTCACTCACCGATTATTGTTGTCATGTCTACATCTTCTCAACTTTCTTCGTTGTAAAGGTTGTTAGGGTTCATTTGGAGCGAAAGGAATGAAATGAAAGTAGCAAAGAGTGAGCAATGAAATTGTGCATTTGTATTAGAACATTTAAACTGGTTATATATGTCACAATTGGTTCATGAATACAActaatttgtatttaaaataatttatatatttgatttatttaaatGACGATTTTGACACGTAATAATTTTAACTTGACTAGGAACCTCTCTGCAATGTAGAACATCATTGTGTAAAACAAAATTTCTTAGCTCAAGGTATAAACACTTGAGCTATAATTTTTTTGGGACAAGTTTTTCAGGCTCAATCACGACAATTTTTTCTTAATGAgcctaataaataaaaattcagaaAAATGGATTATATACATTTTCTGAAGAATAAAAAAGGTACCTAACAATGTTCTAAATATTGCTAGGAGGTAGGCGGGCGGCGGGAAGAAGCCGAGGAaggtttattaaaaaataagtgAGGTAAAGGGGTATgtgaaatactcttgctttggcCAAAGTCACGACACACTTGGTTTCGAAAATATAATATGTCTGTTGGTGAGGGGCAGTGAAGGGAGGAATTGAATTTGGTGTCCATCTTTGGTTCGTTGCGCGaatatttgagaaaatataagGGTAATCCTagagagatcaaaattttaaatcagaatttgtaaatcaaatgatgtggtggttgatgattagattagttaagtgttgattaatgtaTCTATTTCCTATTGAttacacatcatttagtttgcaaatatAGTTTAAAAATTGGTCTATCTAGCACTACTCAAAATGTAATTGTGCGATGGATTGTAAGGATGAGTGGTAGAGGAATGAGATGGAGGAGGATGGTTATTGAAAAATGACAGCTTAAAGATAAGAAGAGttaagaagaagatgaagagagCAAAAGATATGCCAAAAATAGCCCAATGAACGCTGAGGAAGTATGCCACCGACTCTCAAAATGCTAGCAGAAGGCAGCACACGAGGGTGGGAGTTCTTTttttagatgttagattagtcatcgACGGGGTTTAAACCTATGCCGTTATGCAAAGGCTTAACACCTTTTCACCATTGTAATAAATGGCCACTTGCCGCGAGGGTGGGAGTTTGAGAGAGCATTTTCTCTCCCTaaacaattttttgtttattcacTCCCCATGTACGTTTGTTGAAAGTACAATACTTAactactcaaagatgagtaggaactcctactcaaaatttctcaaaattgttcgttgccaatttataaaactttttgtttataattaaagccgttcatattataaatcaccatataaatattacctctgtaaaaaatcaattaaaattaaggtTGTTTAATCATCAAattgtttaaaaacaaatgaacggtaTTAGTAAAAGCATTATGAACCATCTATGTATTTTTTATAATTGATTGACCAAAtgactttagttttaatttattttttgcaggGATGATTTATACAATGTGATTCATAATATGAATGATCCTGATTATAAACACAAAACTCTATGATTAAAACAGTAAGAATTTTAAATATGAATTCCTACTAATTTTTAAATAGCCAACTATTACTATGGTTGAAATATCAACCCTCGTGTATGTGAAGACAAATGCGCCGCTCAGATTTTGGAACCGACCAaccctttttttaaatttttttatggaaAACACCGACCAACCCTTTAACGAAACGCGTTCCGTTAAAACCCGTACGATCATCTCTGCCTCAAACCCTCACTCAGTCGCTATCCAGTCAATACCGTCGATACAAAGCCCTTCTTTTCCCAAATTCTCGAACCCCCACCCGACACCTTCCATTTCGAGATACCCCGACTCGATTCGCGCCCCATTTTTTATGATGGTGAAAAACAATCCGAACCCGAATCCGAATCCGAATCCGAAGGTGCCGGTTCCCGATCAGAACGAGGAGATCGATTGGGAGATGAGGCCAGGTGGCATGCTGGTCCAGAGGCGGGAAGATGAGGACGCGGCGGCAGTGGCTGCTGGTGTTGGTGCTTCCGCCTCCTCTCGTGGGCCCATGATCAAGATCGACGTCGTTCTCGGCCCTGGCAACGGGCCCCGCTACGAGCTCTTCCTCCCTGCCCACTCCACTTTCGGTATTCTTCTTTCGTTCATGTTCTTATCATTCCATTTTAATCCTCACtgttaatttgattgtttgttgTTTTGGATATCGTCAGGGGATATGAAGAAGCATGTTTCACAGAAGACTAATTTGGAGCCAGAGGTGCAGAGACTCTTTTTCAGGGGGATGGAGAAGGCAGATGAGGAGCATCTGGACATTGCCGGTGTGAAGAATAATTCGAAGGTGCTGCTTCTGGAAGCCCGAAAGGAGAGTAAGGTTGAGGAGGTAAATCAAAGCAATGAGATGCGAGTCGGTGCTGGAGAAGTTCGAGTCAACAGCAAAGAGGTGCCAACCGGTGGTGGAGATGTTGGAGGCAAAAGCAATGTCATGTCAAAAGCTTCTCAAGCAATTGCTGAAGTCAGAGCCGAGGTTGATAAGCTCGCGGAGAGGGTGAGTTCCGTGTGCCAATTGTATTTGGTTACCAAAATGTTAGATTTGTTTGGTGCTCACAATGCTTTGTTTGATTTTATAAGGTTGCTGCCTTGGAAGTGGCTGTGGCTGGCAGGAACGAGGTTTCCGATAAAGAATTTGTTGTGCCAACAGAGTTGCTCACGAGGCAGTTGCTGAAATTGGACGGCATTCAAGctgaaggagaagaaaaaatgCAACGCAAGGCAGAGGTTTGTATTTTGCATGATTTTTGGTTTCTTATGATGGAATTGCCACGCATTTTGTTTGTTCTAGTGGAAATGATGTGCTGTGTTGTACTGATCACATGATGAAATCGATGTGATCATCGGTTTTGAGGGGTGTTGTAGCTTTAGATACAGGGAAGTGAACATGTCTTTTATTGTAGCATCCATTGTATCAAAATTGATGTATTCTAGCCGTGAGATGGCAGCGTCACCAATGATTACGGTGATTGAAGCTATGTGAAAGTGATGGGAATGGACAATCAAAAGATTTCCTATCGGGATTCTACTTAGGATTCTACCTTGGTGTTAATTCAAAAAAGAGTCCCACCAGGTTTCTTGTAAATTGTTTTTGAGGAAAGGTTGGATGCAAAACCTATATGATATAGTCAGTCCCTGTTACATATGTCATATGTAGGAATAGGACACACAATCGGCCTTATTAGTCAGTATCTGCTTGTCCTCCGGACCCAACTTTGGTAACTTCGCACATAGTAAACTCCGCTTGAGCGCTTCCACCGCAGAGGTCATTTCATTGTGTTGCTTGAAACAACTAAAGGATTGCTCAATATAAGCATTGATGGCTTTCATTGGTTGCCACGTATCATCTGTCTTACACTTTGTGTCACATTGTTCATAGagtaacaatatattatatgTGTTGATGTTGGTATTTGCGAATAGATTTTCTTATGGATCAGCATTACGCGATCGGTTACCCCTCTGCCAAATTCCAATAGTTAGTATCTTTCTCCCCCTTCCCTGTGCTCTTTTTCAGTCCTGCTGTCTTCCTCCTCACTTAAAACCTTGTCCTGCCTTTGGAGATTCAACTATGTACTATATTAGGATTGGAACTCAAGAACTTCCTGTTAGAAATAGGAAGAGGTACCACTAAGCTACAGGTTGCTAGTGGTGTGGCGAGCCTCTCTTACATTGTTTACTGGACCACAACCATGCTTAAAATTTTGTACAGCAGATAGGACAAGTGGGCTGCTTCCGATGGAATTTTATGGATGTGAATATAAACTGTAAAGGTCTCCTTAAGTTCGCAGCTTATTCTCTTTGTGCCGAAAATTATGTCGTTATGTAATGGCTAGTTTATAGGCTGTTTCTAAATTTTGACGTTCCATAGATGATTAGGGATCTGTTATGGCTGGTTTAACAATTTTCTTGTGTAGGTGCGACGTGTCCAGAACTTTGTGGATGCATTGGATGCTCTAAAAACGAGGAACAGCAATCCAGTTAACAACAGTAGCAATGCTGTCACAGTAACAACCGAATGGGAGACCTTTGACTCCGGAGTTGGATCCCTGAATCCCCCAACGTCAACGCCA is part of the Malus domestica chromosome 12, GDT2T_hap1 genome and encodes:
- the LOC103451206 gene encoding BAG family molecular chaperone regulator 4-like, producing the protein MENTDQPFNETRSVKTRTIISASNPHSVAIQSIPSIQSPSFPKFSNPHPTPSISRYPDSIRAPFFMMVKNNPNPNPNPNPKVPVPDQNEEIDWEMRPGGMLVQRREDEDAAAVAAGVGASASSRGPMIKIDVVLGPGNGPRYELFLPAHSTFGDMKKHVSQKTNLEPEVQRLFFRGMEKADEEHLDIAGVKNNSKVLLLEARKESKVEEVNQSNEMRVGAGEVRVNSKEVPTGGGDVGGKSNVMSKASQAIAEVRAEVDKLAERVAALEVAVAGRNEVSDKEFVVPTELLTRQLLKLDGIQAEGEEKMQRKAEVRRVQNFVDALDALKTRNSNPVNNSSNAVTVTTEWETFDSGVGSLNPPTSTPEPSSTEPNQEWEHFD